A portion of the Vibrio coralliirubri genome contains these proteins:
- a CDS encoding MurR/RpiR family transcriptional regulator, whose protein sequence is MNTLEKIQKNLENFSKSERKVAEVIMASPQTAIHSSIATLAKMADVSEPTVNRFCRRLDTKGFPDFKLHLAQSLANGTPYVNRNVEEDDGPDAYTHKIFESTMACLDVAKNSLDAMQVNRAVDLLTQAKRISFFGLGASSAVAKDAQNKFIRFNIPITCFEDIVMQRMSCINCSDNDVIVLISHTGRTKSQVEIANLARENGATVIAITAKDSPLDKASSLSISLDVPEDTDVYMPMASRVVQMTVIDVLATGFTLRRGSGFRENLKRVKESLRDSRYEKYSQF, encoded by the coding sequence ATGAATACATTAGAAAAAATACAAAAAAACCTGGAAAATTTCAGCAAGTCTGAGCGTAAGGTAGCCGAAGTAATTATGGCTTCCCCTCAAACTGCAATTCATTCTAGCATTGCTACCTTAGCTAAAATGGCTGACGTGAGTGAGCCTACAGTTAACCGCTTCTGTCGTCGATTAGACACAAAGGGCTTCCCTGACTTCAAACTTCACCTAGCTCAAAGCTTGGCGAACGGTACACCTTACGTGAACCGTAATGTTGAAGAAGATGATGGTCCAGATGCTTATACGCATAAGATTTTCGAATCAACTATGGCTTGTCTAGACGTTGCTAAAAACAGTCTAGATGCGATGCAAGTAAACCGTGCTGTTGACTTGCTGACTCAAGCAAAACGCATTTCGTTCTTCGGACTGGGTGCCTCTTCTGCTGTCGCCAAAGATGCTCAAAACAAGTTTATTCGTTTTAATATCCCAATCACATGTTTCGAAGACATCGTGATGCAACGAATGAGCTGCATTAACTGCAGTGATAACGACGTTATTGTTCTTATCTCTCATACTGGCCGCACTAAAAGCCAAGTTGAGATTGCAAACTTAGCGCGTGAAAACGGTGCGACAGTGATTGCTATCACAGCAAAAGATTCTCCACTGGATAAAGCGAGCTCGCTGTCTATCTCATTAGATGTACCGGAAGACACTGACGTTTACATGCCAATGGCAAGTCGCGTTGTTCAGATGACGGTTATCGATGTGCTAGCGACAGGCTTTACGCTACGTCGTGGATCTGGTTTCAGAGAGAACCTGAAGCGCGTCAAAGAGTCACTTCGTGATTCACGTTACGAGAAGTACTCTCAGTTCTAA
- a CDS encoding iron-containing alcohol dehydrogenase gives MFQFMTSTKIIFGDGALSASLSLFNQYGYSVLLVTGNTLERTSIVTDYLDVQSMRYQHIAVSGEPNIKMVEEAAISARRFKPDMVVAMGGGSAIDMGKALAAVLPNQGNLYDYVEVVGRNVPLKTKPLPFIAIPTTASTGAEVTKNAVLKSGQDQVKISLRSPDMLADVAIVDPTLTHGTNLYLSGRGGMDAFTHLMEAYVCGEPNPLTDMICEEGLRKLSSSVVKACVYDEPQARSDLAFASMLGGMAITNAKLGAAHGLASALGGKISAPHSVITARLAPFVMLENIAVAKEQQRSDILARYQRIAQIVTGNVEAAEEEAISWLSEVLDTLKLPNLLEFGVCEAQFDEVSTDALKSVAIKGNPLPLNHERLVHILKQVCEKCSCGEGHHEGASMNQIGYEPAVESNFTIINSYASENSVVEKGNSWTI, from the coding sequence ATGTTTCAATTTATGACATCTACAAAGATCATCTTTGGTGATGGAGCACTTTCCGCTTCATTGTCTCTCTTTAATCAATATGGCTACAGCGTGCTATTGGTTACAGGCAATACATTAGAGCGCACTTCAATTGTTACTGACTATCTGGATGTGCAGAGTATGCGTTATCAGCACATTGCCGTTTCCGGTGAACCTAATATCAAAATGGTTGAAGAGGCGGCTATTTCTGCTCGTCGTTTTAAGCCAGATATGGTTGTCGCCATGGGGGGCGGTAGCGCCATCGATATGGGCAAAGCGTTGGCTGCGGTTTTACCTAATCAAGGCAATTTATATGACTATGTTGAAGTGGTCGGGCGTAATGTTCCTCTTAAAACCAAACCACTTCCGTTTATCGCAATTCCAACCACAGCGAGTACCGGCGCCGAGGTCACTAAAAACGCGGTGCTGAAATCAGGCCAAGACCAAGTAAAAATCAGCCTGAGAAGCCCAGACATGCTGGCTGACGTTGCGATTGTCGACCCAACCCTAACTCATGGAACCAATCTGTATCTATCTGGGCGAGGTGGGATGGATGCCTTTACTCATTTAATGGAAGCCTACGTGTGTGGTGAACCGAATCCGTTAACCGATATGATCTGTGAAGAAGGGCTGCGCAAGTTAAGTAGTTCTGTGGTTAAAGCGTGTGTTTATGATGAGCCTCAAGCGCGTTCTGATCTTGCTTTCGCTTCTATGCTTGGTGGTATGGCGATAACCAATGCCAAGCTTGGCGCGGCCCACGGTTTAGCCTCCGCACTAGGAGGTAAGATTTCTGCGCCTCATAGTGTGATTACCGCGCGTTTAGCGCCGTTTGTGATGTTGGAGAACATAGCCGTTGCAAAAGAGCAGCAAAGAAGCGACATCCTAGCGCGTTATCAGCGAATCGCTCAGATAGTAACAGGTAACGTAGAAGCAGCAGAAGAGGAGGCAATTTCTTGGTTATCTGAAGTGCTTGATACGCTTAAGCTACCCAACTTGCTAGAATTTGGTGTTTGTGAAGCACAGTTTGATGAGGTGTCTACCGATGCGCTCAAGTCAGTGGCTATTAAAGGAAACCCTTTGCCGCTTAACCACGAGAGGCTCGTACATATTTTGAAGCAAGTATGCGAGAAGTGCAGTTGTGGAGAAGGGCATCATGAGGGAGCTTCAATGAATCAAATTGGCTATGAACCTGCTGTCGAGTCGAACTTTACCATTATCAATTCTTATGCGTCCGAGAATAGCGTAGTCGAGAAGGGCAATAGTTGGACCATCTAA
- a CDS encoding GrxA family glutaredoxin: MFVVIFGRPACPFCVRAKEHAETLKAKRDDFNYRYVDIHAEGISKADLEKTVGKPVDTVPQIFIDQDHIGGCTEFEAYAKENLGLFD; encoded by the coding sequence ATGTTTGTAGTTATTTTTGGTCGCCCTGCTTGCCCATTCTGTGTTCGTGCAAAAGAGCATGCTGAAACTCTTAAAGCTAAACGCGATGACTTCAACTACCGTTACGTTGACATCCACGCTGAAGGCATCAGCAAAGCTGATTTAGAGAAGACTGTTGGTAAACCTGTAGATACAGTGCCACAAATCTTCATCGACCAAGACCACATCGGCGGCTGCACAGAATTTGAAGCATACGCAAAAGAAAACCTAGGTCTTTTCGACTAA